The window ACAGAGTTAAGTAAAATATAGTGATACTTATACTCAATGCAATTCAAAGTAATATAATGAAGAGTATTTCTTCTATATTTGTTCATGTTTTCAGATTCTTAGTTCAACTGATTTAAATTTGTGCACATTCTAAATAGTATATATGTAGTCAAACTCAGCtgtgtaatatatatatgtaatttaaacTATTGCACCCATAATTTTTACGATTTAAATACATTATCGCTTCATTTTATTGTAATTATTCAAGTATTCATTGTAGTCAGTCAATAAAATTGTTCAATATGAGAAGATTAAAAACATCGATCCCTTCCAAATAATAGTTTCAGTTATTATTCAGTAGTATCTATACAAAAATTCCTGCTAGAAGTCATGGGCACATGATAGGACACCCATCAAGGAGATGAAtacataagttttttttgaacattttcttAATGAAAATACATAAGAGATGAATACATAAGTTATGAACATGTAACATAACTCCTCTCTCTagctttttaaaatttcaacatcCACATGTATTTGCCCCCAAGAACTAATATTTGGCAATGtgaatttagttttaaaatccATATGGATTAATAAGTAGGACGGCAAAGAATCAATATTATACTGGCGCGCATGAGGATACCATGCAGGAACTCTTAACAAGTTTTCAGTCGCGcgttttatatttgtataaacattatgttaataaaaaaagCTACATAGGTGTGCAAATTTTAgtgattttaaagtttttgtttctGCGTTAAAAGCTGAGGCATTTGTGTTCTACAAAACCTTTTTGGTGACATGGACCTTTAGCCCGTATTTGAAATATAAGTAACTAACATTATCTATAGAACATGTCTGTCTAAGCAACACTAAAGTagaaaaatatacattaaaaacGTAAAGAGCTCATCGTAAGAGTAAAAACCTTTTACAGAGAATATACGGTTTCTTTCTTGGGacattctctctttttttatagCTTTTGATGCAGTTAAATTGTTGTTTTTATAATCATGTATTCTTGTTTATATAGGATTTGATATCATACGTAAGTAAGTAAACAAAGCGATTGGAAAACACTATAATAGCAGTAATTACTAGCTAAAAGGCAAGTtcaataataaagtttttttgtgttaaaaaaaatctcaaagttTTTATTGATGCAAGTTTTTTGTGCAAGTTATTCAATTTCAAAGTTAGTAAGATCATTTCGTAAATTAAAATCCAAGCTCTTGTAGTAATAACTAATAAGTAGGTTTTGAtgatgtgtaatttttttttagcttaTGTCTCTGAATGGTAACTGCAGTTTGAACGGTACGGGACAAACGGTTTAACTGcagtgcggttttaacagttataaaaacgtatagatatatgatatatgtaaagattattgttactgttaactgcggtgcagAGTGGAGcggttcgtaacattcgaaCCCTATGTTTTTCTTTCATACAAAATAAAGCTTATAACGTTTTGTTTTTAGTCGCCAGTGTTGAAATAGATGGACACAAATGAAGACAATGATAGATGGAGTGGTCGATGTAAAAGGTACGACTGATCTTATCCATTTCATGCGGACACGTGTCGCACTGGGGAAAGCTTCTCAGTAATGTGATACActgtatttgttttcttttatcattTTCATTTAGTGCTCTAAATATCATAAACAACTAATTCAATTTATACCGCTAATCCTGGATATTCGGATATTCGGTTCAGTTTTGGATAAAAACCATTTGGTTTTGGATAAGAACCATTCGGTTCTAGATATATCGAATAAATCATTTTTACATCCAATAGGTATTTATGAGATTTTGATTCGGTTTCGGTTTAGTTTCAGATACTCGTCTACATGTTAATATGTTAATCTAAATGGTCTAATAATTATACACTTGCATATTTGTCAATCTAACCAGTGTTTGAATTAGTAAAGTGCTAGTTTCATAAGAATTTTATGTATCTAAATGTAgaaataccatatatatgtataatataagAAGGTATATAAAAGGTAACGTGGTCTTGTGGTAACAATATTTTCATTCTTCTTGTACAACCTGGGTTTAAATGTGTTAATGATATTTTGCCCTTATATCAACAAGGTGACTCTcgattcggtttcggttattcGTATATAGAAATATAAGAATCATTCGGGTATTTGAGAGTTTCGGTCCGATTTCAGTTTCGAATAATTAGGTTCGGTTCTGGTTTTTTTTTGCCCGGGGATAGATACCACATATATCAAAGTGTTAATGCAAATGTATAAATCGATGCATATGAAATGGGTCGTATGACACAACCGAAAATGTCGTTACTCTAAAATTACGAGACGTATCGACAGTGCTAAACACATGTTTAAGCAACTGTATGCACGGATAACTTAAAACATAATTACATTATCGAcaaatttttacatatattagaaagaccataaaagaaaaaaaatgcaaaaaaaagcATTTGATACAATAGTTACTGCTGTATGCTATTTTTATAATGCACACAGTGGAATAGTCAAAACGTGATTTGTTATCTGTACtatattaaaataatcaaatagcaTATGCTTCATATCTTATGTATAGAGCTTTAGCTCAACATGTGTGTGATGTATAGAAAATGCTTAGGTGTATTTTGGAACCTTAATCATATGCTTGAATGTGCGTCgacatattattttgttttatttaatgatGTTCTACTGTTCAAATAAATACATGTAGGCCCATAATGACAGAAGGCACGGTTTGTCAATTACATAACTCGAAAGGGCAAAATTTAGTAAAGTCAATATATGCAGCTCTTCGTTTAGGCGAGTTCATTTTCTTTAATTGGTAGAAAATGGAAATTAAAAAAGTGGAAGTAACAACAATAATGAAAATGTGTTAAGGTTTGGGCTTCCAACTTTAGATAAGGAGTTAATTAAGCTTTTCATGTATGAGCTGGATCCACGCATCAAGGGTCTCTGGACCCACTTTCTTCCCAGTTATACTTACTTTACTACCCCTATAATTTCAAAGAATTGAAAGCTAAAACCCCTTATCTTTCACTTTCTAACAAAATGACCAACAAACTGAGGTAAATTCAGAAACACCATCCATGTGTCTCATGATTCACAAATGATTTTTTACTCTTAACATCTTAGGAAAACGTTTTGGATCAACAACATAAACAAACTTCTATAGTTCCAGACAAAATAATTAATCTATAAAAATACGAAGAAGGTTTATATATGTATGCAGTAAGAAGAAATAACTCTCTGCATccaataaataaagaaaagattTGCAAAAATTGAGTGTATAAAAGGAAACTGGatctaaaatgaaaaataataaataaatggtATAAATGTAGAGAAATGTGAAACTTAAAGGACATGTTAGCTCcgcatttacaaaaaaaagacatgtttgtatatatatataaataatcatataagaccaccatttttttttctaatcatcttcaaaattttaataattagcTCTACTCTCTATCTCTCTGATTAAAATAACAGAGGCATGGAGGTCTAAGGTGAGACAAAGCCATgtcttcttcaacttcctaagtctcatctcatctctctctctctctctacacttTTGTACCCAAACTTGTTTCAATCGAATCAATTTACCTTCTTTCTGGGTATATATTCCTTTTATTCAAAAGCCTTTTACTTTCCGAGAGATGATGAATCGAGGACTCGGATCGGGCGGTGGGTCGAGCTCCGGCAAGAATCAAGGCGGTGAAGCCGTGGTGGAGATGTTCCCGTCGGGGCTTAGAGTTCTAGTGGTTGACGATGACCCGACTTGTCTTATGATCTTAGAGAGGATGCTCAGAACTTGTCTCTACGAAGGTTCGAAAAATCACAAAGACAAGATCtttagtttggttcggtttagtcAAATTTGATTTGTGTCTTCGTATGTAATGATGGGTTGACTAACCTAAAAATAGAAACTTTATTTAAGATTCACAATATTAGATCATGTCTGGAGTCTATCATGTTAAAAGGATGCAAATCTGAGAGTCTCTCTAGCTTTTGACTTGAGTGTttggttagttagttagttagttaggaGACTCAAAAACAGTTCTGTCTTAATTTGATTTGACTTGATGAATGAATCTCTGTGTGTTTTCAGTAACGAAATGCAACAGAGCAGAGATGGCATTGTCTCTGCTCCGGAAGAACAAACATGGATTCGATATAGTCATCAGCGACGTTCACATGCCTGACATGGACGGCTTCAAGCTCCTTGAACACGTCGGTCTTGAGATGGACTTGCCTGTTAtcagtaagttttttttaaaaaattaaatcccaatatttttatacaactgTTAAGAGTACTAAACAAGGATCTTGTTTAAACTCCAGTGATGTCCGCGGATGATTCAAAGAGTGTGGTTCTAAAGGGGGTGACTCACGGCGCGGTTGACTACCTAATCAAACCTGTACGCATGGAGGCGCTCAAGAACATATGGCAGCACGTGGTGCGCAAGAGGAGGACCGAGTGGAGCGGCGTGCCTACACATTCTGGGAGCGTTGAGGAGACTGGCGAGAGGcggcagcagcagcaacagagAGAAGCTGTTTCCCGTGGGGAGGAAGATGGAGCTGATGACAACAACTCTTCCTCTGTTAACGAAGGCGGCAACAACAACTGGAGGaatagcagcagcagcagctcaAGGAAGCGgaaagaagaggaaggaggGGAAGAACAAGGTGACGAAGATGCTTCTAATCTCAAGAAACCGCGTGTTGTCTGGTCTGTTGAGTTGCATCAACAGTTTGTTGCTGCTGTTAATCAGCTCGGCGTCGAAAGTAAGACTAAACACTAAAGCTTTGCGTTTTTGAAAGAGTCTAATTCATCTTCTATGATGCAGAGGCGGTTCCTAAGAAGATCTTGGAGCTGATGAATGTCCCTGGACTAACCCGAGAGAACGTAGCCAGCCACCTCCAGGTATATAAAAACCTTATATACTGCGAGGGCCAGCCCTGAGATTTTGGGGGCTATAGACGATTTAATAAAGATTTCGATTATTTGGgtgcctaaatttttttttttcttacaaatttgGGGTCTGAGGCGAATGTTTCATCGGGGTTGGCGCGCCTTGTATACCAGAATGACGATATATGTTCTTACCGGGCGTAAGTGTTGATTTTGCAGAAATACAGAATATATCTAAGACGGCTTGGAGGAGTGTCACAGCACCAAGGCAGTTTAAACAACTCGTTTATGACAAGTCAGGACGCTAGCTTTGGTTCTCTTCCGACGCTGAACGGGTTTGATCTTCAAGCGCTAGCTCAGCTTCCTGCTCAAAGCCTTGCACAGCTACAAGCTGCCGGTTTAGGCCGGCCTGCTGCGATGAACTCTAAGCCGGGATTGCATGTTTCTTCCTCCATTGTGGACGAGAGAAGCGTCTTCAGCTTTGACAACCCGAAAATGAACTTGCTTCACGGTGTCCCCACCGGTATGGAGCCGAGACAGCTTGCGGGGTTACAACAACATCGAATGACTATTCAACAGCAGATTGCTGCGGTTCGAGCAGGACATAGCCTTCAGAACAACGGTATGCGGATGCCGCTAGCGTCTCAGCCGCAGCAGCCATTCTCAAGACCACAACAATCTTCCATCAGACAGCCAATGTTACCGAACCGTAGTGGTTTCTCGGGAAGGAGTAGTATCCCGGAGAGCAGCAGAGTGTTACCTACTACAAGCTACACCAACCTCGCAGCTCAACAACAACACTCGATGGCCTTCAGCAACTTCCAACAAGAGCTCCCTGTGAATAGCTTCCCGCTAGCGAGTGCACCAGGCTTATCTGTTCGGAAAccacactcttcttcttcttcttcttcttcttcttacagaGAAGAGTTTAACAGCTCGGAAGCAGGCTTCAGTACGCCTAGCTACGACATGTTCTCAAGCAGACAGAACGATTGGGATCTAAGGAGTATGCTTTCCCCTCATCAAGATTCACAAGCCTACTCTTCTTCCTCCATGTCAAGAAACAACAACACGGCGGTGGCAGCCACTGATCATAGCCGGAACCACCAGCAGACACCGCAGGGTATGGTCTCGCATCATCAGGTTTATGGAAACGGAGGGGGAAGTTCAGTGAAGGTGAAGTCAGAGACAATGGGGTTCCACGAGCAGTATAGTAATCAAGAAGATCTTATGAGCGCACTTCTTAAGCAGGTTTGCTTTTGAACACATTCTTATATATAATAGGACGCATAATCTGATCGCAAACGCACATCACAAGCCGCAACTTGTCGCGTTTggaaatgaaatatatatgaacATTAATTTTGGTGTTGATACAGGAAGGAATTGGACCGGTTGATACAGAGTTCGACTTCGACGCATATTCGATTGATGATATCCCGGTTTGATTGGATAAAAAGCTGATTAAACCGATCAAGGGACTACTTGGAAGTTGTATTGTATCATTACACGACCATCCATCTGCTGATAACAGTAAAACCTGGTTGGAGGAATGTTATATGATCTGCATGAAGTTTTAAAGGCAGATTATATCAGAAGAATTGTTTTGTAttactaattattttttgtttatgttaggAGTTAATATGTTACTCTTCTTCTTGGAGATTATTTTGATCCTTATTTAAGTACAGAGGCTGTTTAGGGTTTGTGATATTATTCTAACTTTGCGATAATAAGACGTTTTCTTGTACCATAAGTGGTTAGAAAGAATCAAGAACACTAAATAGTTTTTGGCTTTGGAACTAGTTGGTGTTTTAACACTGCCCATGATGTAGCAAGCAAGCTTGGTTCGGTTCTCAAAAGgaataagagcatctccaatgtacacCTCTAtaatttcctctaaaatagagatctctattatagaggtgaaaatgctccaatgtatggctctataatagagttcctctattttagaggaaaatatagaggaaagTTACTTTTTGCCTCTatatttagaggtgaaaataacatatctctatattttcccctataaatagagaaactctattatagaggcatacattggagcattttcacctctataatagagtttctctattttaggggaaaatatagagatagaaATAAGGGTGGGTTAGAGATGGTCTAAGAAAGCCTTAGGAGGTAGAAGAAGAGGTGACAAGGGTGGTGCAATCCATTCTGTTGCTAAAATATAACCTCCGCAAGGGAAAAGATAGTAAATAAAACTCAAACCAGACGGACAATTTTGTGTTTCCAACCAACTATTATGTAAAAATTCAACTCAAATGAGCGGGGACGCCATTggaccaaaacaaaataaaagtggAGTGATGGAGACAAGACCAAACTAAAACCACAGAGAAATGAGTCCACGCGCATCAAAAAGCGGGTGAGAATCACTGTTGGGGATGGATTTAACCAATCCACAAAGTCCATCGAACAAAGGGCCCAATCCAGCAGATCGAGTCAACCTCGGCTCGGAAGCCGATTCTCGGGGTATCGGCTTAGCCAGGAAACGCTGTTAGTCGAAGCAGAGAGCAAACGAAGCGGGACCAATCGACTAAGCGGCTCGGAGCGATCACCTCCTAATCAGGCCCGGAGGGCCGACAAGGCCCAATCAGTAAAAGGAGATTAGGTTAAGGTAATCGAACAgagtataaaaggagaggaaagcaaaggagaaaggcatcgacacttagctacacaaacttagcggcgagattagggtttatcatccgtacaatcatctctctgctatttgtacttttccggtttaagctctcacgagctccggcttgcttttactttctccacctttgtaacatcatctcgaaatctaataaacgcctctgttcgacccatttctagtattgtttacttcacccgagaccaaactcaccttaaacaattggcgcccaccgtggggccGAACAGACCCAGCGTTTCTAGACCGATATGACCACCGGAGGTACGAACCCTGATACCTCAGGAGAGGAGCCGGCACTCACGCCTCCTCCGCCTCCTCCCCTCCTCTCGTCGGAATTCATGAGTTCAGTCATAGCCCGACTTGCTCATCAAGAAGAAGTTCAGAAGACGACGAATGATCAGCTCGCCGCCATTGTCGCTGCTCTTAGCGCCTCCACCGGCAACTCACAACCGCTCCGTCGTTACCTCTTCAATACAAACCCTCCTACTCCGGCAGAAGGACGAACGACGAACCCAGTCGATCCCACTCTTCAACTCGCGGAAACCCTAGCCGCCGATGCTTCTCCTGCAGCGTCAGATCCATCAACTGTCCGAGAAATCGCTGAGCTTAAACTAAATTTCCAACAAATGAGTTCGAGGATCCACCAAGCAACGAGCGCAGTACCCGAGATTGACAGTGTCATCGCATCAACATAGCGCACCCCTGGCGCTGTCTGTGGGGACCAAACTCACCTTAAACATCGCGTACTCCTTTCACCGAGGAACTGACGGAGGTCAAACTCCGAAAGATGGACAAGTTGCGTCTTCCGGAATACAAACCAGGAGGAGATCCCGTCGAGCACTTGACGGCTTTTAATATTGCGGTAGCGAGGGCCAGACTCGCCCCCGATGAAAGAGACGCGGGATACTGCCAACTTTTCATTGAAACACTCAACGAGCAAGCCTTAACCTGGTTCTCGGGACTCGAAGAGAATTCAATTAGAAGCTTCAAAGAGCTCTCCTCGGCTTTTCTCAAGACTTATATCATGTTCACCAAGCGTGAAGCAACGGCGTCGACTCTCTGGAACCTCAAGCAAACGAAGGATC of the Brassica rapa cultivar Chiifu-401-42 chromosome A03, CAAS_Brap_v3.01, whole genome shotgun sequence genome contains:
- the LOC103859684 gene encoding two-component response regulator ARR1 — translated: MMNRGLGSGGGSSSGKNQGGEAVVEMFPSGLRVLVVDDDPTCLMILERMLRTCLYEVTKCNRAEMALSLLRKNKHGFDIVISDVHMPDMDGFKLLEHVGLEMDLPVIMMSADDSKSVVLKGVTHGAVDYLIKPVRMEALKNIWQHVVRKRRTEWSGVPTHSGSVEETGERRQQQQQREAVSRGEEDGADDNNSSSVNEGGNNNWRNSSSSSSRKRKEEEGGEEQGDEDASNLKKPRVVWSVELHQQFVAAVNQLGVEKAVPKKILELMNVPGLTRENVASHLQKYRIYLRRLGGVSQHQGSLNNSFMTSQDASFGSLPTLNGFDLQALAQLPAQSLAQLQAAGLGRPAAMNSKPGLHVSSSIVDERSVFSFDNPKMNLLHGVPTGMEPRQLAGLQQHRMTIQQQIAAVRAGHSLQNNGMRMPLASQPQQPFSRPQQSSIRQPMLPNRSGFSGRSSIPESSRVLPTTSYTNLAAQQQHSMAFSNFQQELPVNSFPLASAPGLSVRKPHSSSSSSSSSYREEFNSSEAGFSTPSYDMFSSRQNDWDLRSMLSPHQDSQAYSSSSMSRNNNTAVAATDHSRNHQQTPQGMVSHHQVYGNGGGSSVKVKSETMGFHEQYSNQEDLMSALLKQEGIGPVDTEFDFDAYSIDDIPV